A part of Cataglyphis hispanica isolate Lineage 1 chromosome 7, ULB_Chis1_1.0, whole genome shotgun sequence genomic DNA contains:
- the LOC126851074 gene encoding balbiani ring protein 3-like isoform X2, whose translation MQLNYQMKEVTCIPRRTLVKLIPQPGYIFYPNYAPVKRCSGFCPHNKLCMPVRTDVKRIVVRMDGYNSSECYHVLVEEHVKCKCQCSVKQNHCNARQIYSENNCACECRNRRKCNEERQMVWNENLCKCVCNKEEICSSGLEWVPSLCRCAKIMDFVPSMSGNDKKTIIQRN comes from the exons ATGCAGCTGAATTACCAGATGAAAGAGGTGACATGTATACCAAGACGTACTTTGGTGAAATTAATACCGCAACCAGGCTACATCTTCTATCCGAATTACGCTCCCGTAAAGAGATGCAGTGGGTTTTGTCCCCACAACAAATTATGTATGCCGGTTCGAACAGATGTCAAAAGGATCGTCGTAAGAATGGACGGCTATAACTCAAGCGAATGTTATCACGTATTAGTCGAGGAGCACGTCAAGTGCAA atGTCAATGCAGCGTAAAGCAGAATCATTGCAACGCTCGCCAAATATATTCGGAGAATAATTGCGCGTGCGAATGTAGGAACAGGAGGAAATGCAACGAGGAACGCCAAATGGTTTGGAACGAAAACTTGTGCAAATGCGTTTGCAACAAAGAAGAAATCTGTTCGAGCGGACTCGAATGGGTTCCTTCTCTTTGCAG GTGCGCCAAGATTATGGATTTTGTACCATCAATGTCaggaaatgataagaaaacgATAATTCAGAGGAATTAA
- the LOC126851034 gene encoding uncharacterized protein LOC126851034 isoform X2, with product MTLVLGGDYKEFIIRAFFNMVPVALINVTNPRFNALEKFALTKYSFLMLENSNFIHFLRKAHRFVLVSSSQPLLRSLLQRAKDSPWANPEGFYILIDKQTETRGCINARSYLWTAWEYDLLSVIFICIDPNDGIVYYTYSPYSNSTPDNWYEVGHAKGRNGHPWIILKRKFIFDSNTCIDLDFDKTTTLDGYEIRLNAVEMEPFIKVNLSLSRLDKFRGDNSEIVKIFLQKLKAHLMITLSHDTIYTLGGIGPNGTFEGLMAPLSEGRVDIAMNTRTLLTLWKVRYTYPHSRSGICVIAQPKKPISEFTKIVTFLSPEVMMGVIAICLLIYVIFMQSLGYIEAGLEVIRLMICVGILHLPKIDSTRIFICMALILFLNINALFQSHLSSLLTVPIYYRDIDTLTSLKKAGYTFYGPRFFKDLISDPVLKSRYKLVSYEDCKEHVENSSTAVCVGDCYHLYYRIKGQDLIRSKMLFPMTQSYVTREDWPLYNRVNDIIQQMMQAGLIKKSRDDVLLEIKRERGRRTSKKKSFNVMLLKQLAFSFYFLGFGYACAIIIFALEMAIGGSIPVYQNWKAIGKKKNKTMRKKEETGTNKILKISACH from the exons ATGACTTTAGTGCTGGGCGGAGattacaaagaatttattatacgagCATTTTTCAATATGGTACCCGTAGCGCTGATAAATGTAACAAATCCTCGATTTAATGCCCTTGAGAAATTTGCTCTCACAAAATACTCCTTTTTAATGCTCGAGAATTCCAATTTCATCCATTTCCTTCGAAAGGCGCATCGTTTCGTGCTGGTGTCATCTTCTCAACCGCTCCTGCGATCTTTATTAcag AGAGCAAAGGACTCGCCATGGGCAAATCCGGAAGGATTTTATATCCTAATCGATAAGCAGACCGAGACTCGGGGCTGTATAAATGCTCGCTCATATCTCTGGACAGCTTGGGAATATGACTTACTCTCAGTTATATTCATATGCATCGATCCGAACGATGGAATTGTTTATTACACGTATAGTCCGTATTCGAACAGTACGCCGGACAACTGGTACGAAGTAGGACACGCCAAAGGACGAAATGGTCATCCTTGGATAATattgaagagaaaatttatattcg atagcaATACGTGCATAGATCTGGATTTCGATAAAACGACCACTTTGGATGGTTACGAGATTCGATTAAACGCCGTTGAGATGGAACCGTTCATCAAAGTCAATTTGAGTTTATCGAGACTAGATAAATTTCGCGGTGATAACAGTGAGatcgttaaaatattcttacagAAATTGAAAGCACATCTCATGATCACTCTCTCCCATGATACTATCTATACGTTGGGCGGTATAGGACCGAACGGTACTTTTGAAGGTTTGATGGCCCCTCTGAGCGAGGGCAGGGTAGACATTGCTATGAACACGAGAACTTTGTTAACACTGTGGAAGGTCAG atacaCATATCCCCATTCGAGATCAGGCATTTGCGTGATAGCGCAACCAAAGAAACCAATCTCCGAATTCACGAAAATAGTAACCTTTCTTTCGCCGGAAGTAATGATGGGAGTAATCGCGATATGTCTGTTAATTTacgtaatttttatgcaaagctTGGGATACATAGAGGCTGGGCTAGAAGTGATAAGACTCATGATCTGCGTAGGAATTTTACATTTGCCTAAAATCGATTCCACTAGGATCTTCATATGCATGGCGTTGATTTTGTTCCTGAACATAAATGCTCTCTTCCAAAGTCACTTGTCATCCTTGCTCACCGTGCCGATCTATTATCGCGATATCGACACCTTAACAAGTCTTAAG aaagcCGGTTACACTTTTTATGGACCGAGATTCTTCAAAGACCTGATTAGCGATCCTGTCCTTAAATCGCGCTACAAGTTGGTCTCGTATGAGGATTGCAAGGAGCACGTCGAGAATTCGTCGACCGCCGTATGTGTCGGTGACTGCTACCACTTGTACTACAGGATCAAAGGTCAAGATCTTATTAGATCAAAAATGCTGTTTCCGATGACACAATCGTACGTCACCCGCGAAGATTGGCCGCTGTACAATCGTGTGAATGACATTATACAGCAGATGATGCAGGCCGGCTTGATTAAGAAATCTCGAGATGATGTTCTTTTGGAGATAAAACGCGAAAGAGGGAGAAGAACTTCAAAGAAGAAAAGCTTCAATGTAATGCTGCTGAAGCAGCTGGCATTCAGTTTTTACTTTCTTGGATTTGGATACGCTTGTGCCATTATAATCTTTGCGCTGGAGATGGCAATCGGTGGTTCTATTCCCGTATATCAAAACTGGAAAGCGatcggaaagaaaaaaaacaagactatgaggaagaaagaagaaactgGAACAAATAAAATCCTGAAGATATCAGCTtgccattaa
- the LOC126851074 gene encoding vascular endothelial growth factor A-A-like isoform X1 — MKLLAVICALTIIWIYITEAMWYQNDDLRAHDGEVIGCAGRRMQLNYQMKEVTCIPRRTLVKLIPQPGYIFYPNYAPVKRCSGFCPHNKLCMPVRTDVKRIVVRMDGYNSSECYHVLVEEHVKCKCQCSVKQNHCNARQIYSENNCACECRNRRKCNEERQMVWNENLCKCVCNKEEICSSGLEWVPSLCRCAKIMDFVPSMSGNDKKTIIQRN; from the exons ATGAAATTGCTCGCGGTAATTTGTGCTTTAACAATCATTTGGATTTACATCACCGAAGCCATGTGGTATCAAAACGATGATCTACGTGCTCACGATGGAGAAGTGATAG GATGCGCAGGAAGACGCATGCAGCTGAATTACCAGATGAAAGAGGTGACATGTATACCAAGACGTACTTTGGTGAAATTAATACCGCAACCAGGCTACATCTTCTATCCGAATTACGCTCCCGTAAAGAGATGCAGTGGGTTTTGTCCCCACAACAAATTATGTATGCCGGTTCGAACAGATGTCAAAAGGATCGTCGTAAGAATGGACGGCTATAACTCAAGCGAATGTTATCACGTATTAGTCGAGGAGCACGTCAAGTGCAA atGTCAATGCAGCGTAAAGCAGAATCATTGCAACGCTCGCCAAATATATTCGGAGAATAATTGCGCGTGCGAATGTAGGAACAGGAGGAAATGCAACGAGGAACGCCAAATGGTTTGGAACGAAAACTTGTGCAAATGCGTTTGCAACAAAGAAGAAATCTGTTCGAGCGGACTCGAATGGGTTCCTTCTCTTTGCAG GTGCGCCAAGATTATGGATTTTGTACCATCAATGTCaggaaatgataagaaaacgATAATTCAGAGGAATTAA
- the LOC126851039 gene encoding arylsulfatase B yields MRHPSGIGQWTSSLILLFITTRASSTRQPHIIFILADDLGWNDVGFHGSGQIPTPNIDALAYSGLLLDRYYVTPICTPSRSALMTGKYPIHTGMQHGVLKGAEPRGLPLHEKILPEYLRELGYSTHIVGKWHLGFYKREYTPTYRGFDTHTGYWTGHHDYYDHTAVENPYWGLDMRRGMEAAWDLHGEYSTDIFTKEAVRLIDNHNSSRPMFLYLAHAAVHSGNPYNPLPAPDEEVAKFNNIFDYNRRRFAAMLSKLDQSVGQVVEALHKNDMLRDSIIVFSSDNGGPAAGFNLNAASNWPLRGVKNTLWEGGVRGAGLIWSPKLVRPGRVSRQMMHITDWLPTLITAAGGDISNLTSIDGMNLWNALSEDTESPRANILHNIDDIYGVSAITVGDWKLIQGSTYNGAWDGWYGPSGREWIYDADGVISSTAGRAVTSVGLSVTTEIIWFLRENAMIKCPPKNDSLPICKPLEEPCLFNVYQDPCEDNNLVKQFPTIVRKLQEELKKINNTAILPGNLPWDSKADPSLWDHTWNNFGDYINNVMMSAAA; encoded by the exons ATGCGTCATCCATCGGGAATCGGACAGTGGACATCGTCCTTAATCCTACTATTCATTACGACACGCGCATCTTCGACGAGACAGccgcatattatttttatcctgGCGGATGATTTG ggATGGAATGATGTCGGTTTTCATGGTTCCGGTCAGATTCCAACGCCGAATATCGATGCTCTGGCATATTCCGGGTTGCTGCTCGATAGATATTATGTCACACCAATTTGCACACCGTCTAGAAGTGCTCTTATGACCGGCAAATATCCCATTCACACTGGAATGCAGCATGGC GTACTTAAAGGCGCGGAGCCTAGGGGATTGCCACTTCACGAGAAGATTCTACCGGAATATTTGCGAGAGCTTGGCTACAGTACGCATATTGTCGGCAAATGGCACTTAGGATTTTACAAAAGGGAATACACTCCGACTTATAGAGGATTCGACACCCATACTGGATATTGGACAGGCCATCACGATTATTACGATCATACAGCTGTTGAAAAT CCTTATTGGGGTTTGGATATGAGGCGGGGTATGGAAGCGGCATGGGATCTTCACGGTGAATATTCCACGGATATTTTTACGAAGGAGGCGGTGAGACTGATTGACAATCACAATTCTAGTCGACCGATGTTCTTATATCTTGCTCATGCGGCCGTGCACTCCGGAAACCCGTATAATCCGCTTCCAGCGCCGGACGAAGAAGTCGCTAAGTTCAACAATATCTTCGATTATAATCGAAGACGTTTTGCAG CTATGCTGAGTAAACTGGATCAATCGGTGGGCCAAGTGGTTGAGGCTCTACATAAGAACGACATGTTACGAGATAGTATAATCGTCTTTTCGTCAGACAACGGTGGGCCTGCCGctggatttaatttaaacgcAGCATCTAATTGGCCGTTGAGAGGCGTCAAAAATACTCTTTGGGAAG GTGGCGTCAGAGGTGCAGGATTAATATGGTCACCCAAATTAGTGCGCCCTGGCCGAGTGAGCAGACAGATGATGCATATTACTGATTGGCTGCCGACACTAATAACAGCTGCCGGTGgcgatatatcaaatttaacttCGATCGACGGTATGAATTTGTGGAATGCGCTTAGCGAGGATACCGAGTCGCCGCGAGCAAATATTCTTCACAATATCGACGATATTTATGGCGTATCCGCTATTACGGTCGGTGACTGGAAACTTATTCAAG GATCCACTTATAATGGAGCATGGGATGGATGGTACGGTCCATCCGGCAGGGAATGGATTTACGATGCAGATGGTGTGATTAGCAGCACAGCGGGACGCGCTGTCACGAGTGTGGGGTTGAGTGTTACCACGGAAATTATCTGGTTCCTGCGCGAAAACGCGATGATTAAGTGCCCGCCAAAAAATGACAGTCTACCGATCTGCAAACCGTTAGAAGAGCCGTGTCTCTTCAACGTCTACCAGGATCCTTGCGAGGATAATAATCTTGTGAAACA ATTCCCCACGATCGTCAGAAAGCTACAGGAAGAGCTGAAGAAGATCAACAACACCGCGATTTTACCCGGAAATCTTCCATGGGATAGTAAAGCCGATCCGAGTCTGTGGGATCATACTTGGAATAATTTCggagattatattaataacgttaTGATGAGCGCTGCAgcttga
- the LOC126851034 gene encoding uncharacterized protein LOC126851034 isoform X1, producing the protein MSNVSFCIIFSLLIVGVFPFAFNHNVTLSEEQLVYKHLVTATLYIIVKCRPLDAEMTLVLGGDYKEFIIRAFFNMVPVALINVTNPRFNALEKFALTKYSFLMLENSNFIHFLRKAHRFVLVSSSQPLLRSLLQRAKDSPWANPEGFYILIDKQTETRGCINARSYLWTAWEYDLLSVIFICIDPNDGIVYYTYSPYSNSTPDNWYEVGHAKGRNGHPWIILKRKFIFDSNTCIDLDFDKTTTLDGYEIRLNAVEMEPFIKVNLSLSRLDKFRGDNSEIVKIFLQKLKAHLMITLSHDTIYTLGGIGPNGTFEGLMAPLSEGRVDIAMNTRTLLTLWKVRYTYPHSRSGICVIAQPKKPISEFTKIVTFLSPEVMMGVIAICLLIYVIFMQSLGYIEAGLEVIRLMICVGILHLPKIDSTRIFICMALILFLNINALFQSHLSSLLTVPIYYRDIDTLTSLKKAGYTFYGPRFFKDLISDPVLKSRYKLVSYEDCKEHVENSSTAVCVGDCYHLYYRIKGQDLIRSKMLFPMTQSYVTREDWPLYNRVNDIIQQMMQAGLIKKSRDDVLLEIKRERGRRTSKKKSFNVMLLKQLAFSFYFLGFGYACAIIIFALEMAIGGSIPVYQNWKAIGKKKNKTMRKKEETGTNKILKISACH; encoded by the exons atgtCAAACGTGTCTTTCTGTATTATCTTCTCATTATTAATCGTAGGCGTATTTCCTTTTGCTTTTAATCATAATGTTACATTGTCAGAGGAACAGCTTGTGTATAAACATTTAGTCACCGCAACG ctatatattatagtaaaatgtCGACCATTGGACGCCGAAATGACTTTAGTGCTGGGCGGAGattacaaagaatttattatacgagCATTTTTCAATATGGTACCCGTAGCGCTGATAAATGTAACAAATCCTCGATTTAATGCCCTTGAGAAATTTGCTCTCACAAAATACTCCTTTTTAATGCTCGAGAATTCCAATTTCATCCATTTCCTTCGAAAGGCGCATCGTTTCGTGCTGGTGTCATCTTCTCAACCGCTCCTGCGATCTTTATTAcag AGAGCAAAGGACTCGCCATGGGCAAATCCGGAAGGATTTTATATCCTAATCGATAAGCAGACCGAGACTCGGGGCTGTATAAATGCTCGCTCATATCTCTGGACAGCTTGGGAATATGACTTACTCTCAGTTATATTCATATGCATCGATCCGAACGATGGAATTGTTTATTACACGTATAGTCCGTATTCGAACAGTACGCCGGACAACTGGTACGAAGTAGGACACGCCAAAGGACGAAATGGTCATCCTTGGATAATattgaagagaaaatttatattcg atagcaATACGTGCATAGATCTGGATTTCGATAAAACGACCACTTTGGATGGTTACGAGATTCGATTAAACGCCGTTGAGATGGAACCGTTCATCAAAGTCAATTTGAGTTTATCGAGACTAGATAAATTTCGCGGTGATAACAGTGAGatcgttaaaatattcttacagAAATTGAAAGCACATCTCATGATCACTCTCTCCCATGATACTATCTATACGTTGGGCGGTATAGGACCGAACGGTACTTTTGAAGGTTTGATGGCCCCTCTGAGCGAGGGCAGGGTAGACATTGCTATGAACACGAGAACTTTGTTAACACTGTGGAAGGTCAG atacaCATATCCCCATTCGAGATCAGGCATTTGCGTGATAGCGCAACCAAAGAAACCAATCTCCGAATTCACGAAAATAGTAACCTTTCTTTCGCCGGAAGTAATGATGGGAGTAATCGCGATATGTCTGTTAATTTacgtaatttttatgcaaagctTGGGATACATAGAGGCTGGGCTAGAAGTGATAAGACTCATGATCTGCGTAGGAATTTTACATTTGCCTAAAATCGATTCCACTAGGATCTTCATATGCATGGCGTTGATTTTGTTCCTGAACATAAATGCTCTCTTCCAAAGTCACTTGTCATCCTTGCTCACCGTGCCGATCTATTATCGCGATATCGACACCTTAACAAGTCTTAAG aaagcCGGTTACACTTTTTATGGACCGAGATTCTTCAAAGACCTGATTAGCGATCCTGTCCTTAAATCGCGCTACAAGTTGGTCTCGTATGAGGATTGCAAGGAGCACGTCGAGAATTCGTCGACCGCCGTATGTGTCGGTGACTGCTACCACTTGTACTACAGGATCAAAGGTCAAGATCTTATTAGATCAAAAATGCTGTTTCCGATGACACAATCGTACGTCACCCGCGAAGATTGGCCGCTGTACAATCGTGTGAATGACATTATACAGCAGATGATGCAGGCCGGCTTGATTAAGAAATCTCGAGATGATGTTCTTTTGGAGATAAAACGCGAAAGAGGGAGAAGAACTTCAAAGAAGAAAAGCTTCAATGTAATGCTGCTGAAGCAGCTGGCATTCAGTTTTTACTTTCTTGGATTTGGATACGCTTGTGCCATTATAATCTTTGCGCTGGAGATGGCAATCGGTGGTTCTATTCCCGTATATCAAAACTGGAAAGCGatcggaaagaaaaaaaacaagactatgaggaagaaagaagaaactgGAACAAATAAAATCCTGAAGATATCAGCTtgccattaa